In Drosophila simulans strain w501 chromosome X, Prin_Dsim_3.1, whole genome shotgun sequence, one DNA window encodes the following:
- the LOC6725193 gene encoding myogenesis-regulating glycosidase isoform X3, with the protein MLASDFDSHSLASNQASITSVNSLASLLREKMQAFPQLIRKKKRETKDYKIKIFVIIMFFIIIFLIGYAYVAYHQQVLTRSYFQKIKFNSHDRIFRILSHEDKEVISGQLGVTLGFDTAPFHCLEEQRRSDGSVCIEWNGVARLHLNFEDKGVFRCYTLQWQALTPGLLPTDCYELKRDNGLWFGGGVTKGQEWSLSYANFDFAPYASGDSKIHQFGNGVKRYFINSIGVAMQVSEKTPLQLGVNRTENRFCLRAANDEFTFVNHLTPLPQLDYRICTTEDMRSLHMLMTQQSLWDGLKEQEFKVLHSLLEEPVWRIPHTELPESLNESAICDYSESAIAMGLGHIVINEFWQENIGDFTVDKARFPTLKDTIDVLHRRGFKVVLTIQPFISTDSANFKDAVKRKLLIYERHSERSIPALTRYKSSSSAGVLDITNNASVPWLLEKLQRLKEEYGVQSFYLDLGTGYNLPHYYQCRQTLDNPDTYARLFTASLEGAGLMAVSTASVVPKPPTFLSTPPANATWEGLRETLGAVLNYGVIGYPFVLPGVIGGDYLLQRPLSKMVSFYSMSQPPLPDQELFIRWLQLATFMPAMQFSHLPSEYRSDLVTRVAQELKEVRQLIVIPLLKKYLNPSMNEGLPLVRPLWMMDPHDPACLIVSDEFSVGEELIVAPILHANREEREVYLPQGVWKDGIDGSLRKGSRWMHGYRVPKDKIAYFRKMPDNTRF; encoded by the exons ATGTTGGCCAGCGACTTCGATAGCCACAGCCTGGCCTCCAACCAGGCCTCCATCACCAGCGTGAACTCGCTGGCCAGTTTACTGCGCGAGAAGATGCAG GCTTTTCCGCAGCTGATAAGAAAGAAGAAGCGCGAGACGAAGGACTACAAGATCAAGATATTCGTCATCATCATGTTTTTCATCATCATATTTCTG ATCGGCTATGCCTATGTGGCCTACCACCAGCAGGTGCTCACGCGCAGCTACTTCCAGAAGATCAAGTTCAACTCGCACGACCGCATCTTCCGCATCCTGAGTCACGAGGACAAGGAGGTGATATCGGGTCAACTGGGCGTGACCCTGGGCTTCGACACGGCGCCATTCCATTGCCTGGAGGAGCAACGACGCAGTGACGGCAGCGTGTGCATCGAGTGGAACGGAGTGGCGCGACTGCATCTGAACTTCGAGGACAAGGGCGTCTTCCGGTGCTACACGCTGCAGTGGCAGGCACTGACGCCGGGTCTCCTGCCCACCGATTGCTACGAGCTGAAGCGGGACAATGGCCTGTGGTTCGGCGGCGGGGTGACCAAGGGTCAGGAGTGGTCCCTCAGCTATGCCAACTTCGATTTTGCGCCCTATGCCTCCGGCGACTCGAAGATCCATCAGTTCGGCAATGGGGTGAAGAGGTACTTCATCAACTCCATCGGCGTGGCCATGCAGGTGAGCGAGAAGACGCCGCTGCAGCTGGGCGTCAACCGGACGGAGAACCGCTTCTGCCTGCGGGCGGCCAACGATGAGTTCACCTTCGTGAATCACCTGACGCCGCTGCCGCAGTTGGACTACCGCATCTGCACCACGGAGGACATGCGCAGCCTGCACATGCTGATGACCCAGCAGAGCCTGTGGGATGGCCTCAAGGAGCAGGAGTTCAAGGTGCTGCACTCGCTGCTGGAGGAGCCGGTTTGGAGGATACCGCACACCGAGCTGCCCGAGTCCCTCAACGAATCCGCCATCTGCGACTACTCGGAAAGTGCCATTGCCATGGGCCTGGGCCACATTGTCATCAATGAGTTCTGGCAGGAGAACATTGGCGACTTTACGGTGGACAAGGCCAGGTTCCCCACCCTCAAGGACACCATCGATGTGCTGCACAGGCGGGGATTCAAGGTGGTCCTGACCATCCAACCGTTCATCAGCACGGACAGTGCCAACTTCAAGGATGCAGTGAAGCGCAAGCTGCTCATCTACGAACGCCACTCGGAGCGGAGTATTCCCGCCCTGACCAGGTACAAGAGTAGCTCCAGCGCCGGCGTTCTGGACATAACCAACAATGCGTCCGTTCCCTGGCTGCTGGAGAAGCTGCAGCGCCTGAAGGAGGAGTACGGAGTGCAGAGCTTCTACCTGGACCTGGGAACGGGCTACAATCTGCCGCACTACTACCAGTGCCGCCAGACCCTGGACAATCCGGACACCTATGCCAGGCTCTTCACCGCCAGCCTGGAGGGCGCTGGCCTAATGGCCGTCTCCACGGCGAGTGTGGTGCCcaagccacccactttccTGAGCACCCCGCCGGCGAACGCCACCTGGGAGGGATTGAGGGAGACCCTGGGCGCTGTGCTCAACTACGGCGTCATCGGTTATCCGTTCGTGCTGCCGGGCGTGATCGGTGGCGACTATCTGCTGCAGCGACCGCTCTCCAAGATGGTCAGCTTCTATTCGATGTCGCAGCCACCGCTGCCCGATCAGGAACTCTTCATCCGCTGGCTCCAGCTGGCCACCTTCATGCCGGCCATGCAGTTCAGCCACCTGCCGTCGGAGTATCGCAGTGATCTGGTCACCCGGGTGGCCCAGGAGCTGAAGGAGGTGCGCCAGCTGATCGTGATTCCGCTGCTCAAGAAGTACCTCAATCCGTCGATGAACGAGGGATTGCCGCTGGTGAGGCCGCTCTGGATGATGGATCCCCACGATCCCGCGTGTCTCATCGTCAGCGATGAGTTCTCCGTGGGCGAGGAGCTCATCGTGGCCCCCATCCTGCATGCGAACCGCGAGGAGCGCGAGG TTTACTTGCCGCAGGGCGTGTGGAAGGACGGTATCGATGGATCGCTGAGGAAGGGCAGTCGCTGGATGCACGGCTACCGGGTGCCGAAGGACAAGATCGCCTACTTCCGCAAGATGCCGGACAATACGCGGTTCTAG
- the LOC6725193 gene encoding myogenesis-regulating glycosidase isoform X1, protein MAHSTQSGAAQALNGQHPELAFADADADTDVDERNEQEQEQHQLLGAMPRKQSLSERRNVDLPLLKMVNEKEPESATPSPEAFAPGLRRNSISMPSGINALDLEALRLRHQMQPQDALHEEIIADDATSSLGTPATPDTPGTTAPTTSANTPDKAINFANDDSDDEFGNARRPVHRDRFRSRRRASIAPLPALRLNSKEMLASDFDSHSLASNQASITSVNSLASLLREKMQAFPQLIRKKKRETKDYKIKIFVIIMFFIIIFLIGYAYVAYHQQVLTRSYFQKIKFNSHDRIFRILSHEDKEVISGQLGVTLGFDTAPFHCLEEQRRSDGSVCIEWNGVARLHLNFEDKGVFRCYTLQWQALTPGLLPTDCYELKRDNGLWFGGGVTKGQEWSLSYANFDFAPYASGDSKIHQFGNGVKRYFINSIGVAMQVSEKTPLQLGVNRTENRFCLRAANDEFTFVNHLTPLPQLDYRICTTEDMRSLHMLMTQQSLWDGLKEQEFKVLHSLLEEPVWRIPHTELPESLNESAICDYSESAIAMGLGHIVINEFWQENIGDFTVDKARFPTLKDTIDVLHRRGFKVVLTIQPFISTDSANFKDAVKRKLLIYERHSERSIPALTRYKSSSSAGVLDITNNASVPWLLEKLQRLKEEYGVQSFYLDLGTGYNLPHYYQCRQTLDNPDTYARLFTASLEGAGLMAVSTASVVPKPPTFLSTPPANATWEGLRETLGAVLNYGVIGYPFVLPGVIGGDYLLQRPLSKMVSFYSMSQPPLPDQELFIRWLQLATFMPAMQFSHLPSEYRSDLVTRVAQELKEVRQLIVIPLLKKYLNPSMNEGLPLVRPLWMMDPHDPACLIVSDEFSVGEELIVAPILHANREEREVYLPQGVWKDGIDGSLRKGSRWMHGYRVPKDKIAYFRKMPDNTRF, encoded by the exons ATGGCTCACTCAACGCAATCGGGAGCCGCGCAGGCGCTCAATGGCCAGCATCCGGAGCTGGCCTTCGCGGACGCGGATGCGGACACGGACGTAGATGAGCGGaacgagcaggagcaggagcagcatcagCTACTGGGCGCCATGCCCAGGAAGCAATCCCTCAGCGAGCGACGCAATGTGGATCTGCCGCTTTTGAAGATGGTCAACGAAAAGGAGCCGGAGTCAGCGACGCCCTCGCCGGAGGCCTTTGCGCCGGGACTTCGACGCAATTCGATATCCATGCCCTCGGGCATTAACGCCCTGGATCTGGAGGCACTGCGTCTGCGACATCAGATGCAGCCGCAAGATGCGCTGCACGAGGAGATT ATAGCCGACGATGCGACCTCCAGCCTGGGCACTCCGGCCACTCCGGATACGCCGGGCACTACGGCGCCGACGACATCGGCCAATACGCCGGATAAGGCCATCAATTTCGCCAACGATGACAGCGATGACGAGTTCGGGAACGCCAGAAGACCAGTTCACCG AGATCGTTTTCGGAGCCGGAGACGCGCCTCGATTGCTCCTCTGCCCGCCCTGCGTTTGAACAGCAAGGAGATGTTGGCCAGCGACTTCGATAGCCACAGCCTGGCCTCCAACCAGGCCTCCATCACCAGCGTGAACTCGCTGGCCAGTTTACTGCGCGAGAAGATGCAG GCTTTTCCGCAGCTGATAAGAAAGAAGAAGCGCGAGACGAAGGACTACAAGATCAAGATATTCGTCATCATCATGTTTTTCATCATCATATTTCTG ATCGGCTATGCCTATGTGGCCTACCACCAGCAGGTGCTCACGCGCAGCTACTTCCAGAAGATCAAGTTCAACTCGCACGACCGCATCTTCCGCATCCTGAGTCACGAGGACAAGGAGGTGATATCGGGTCAACTGGGCGTGACCCTGGGCTTCGACACGGCGCCATTCCATTGCCTGGAGGAGCAACGACGCAGTGACGGCAGCGTGTGCATCGAGTGGAACGGAGTGGCGCGACTGCATCTGAACTTCGAGGACAAGGGCGTCTTCCGGTGCTACACGCTGCAGTGGCAGGCACTGACGCCGGGTCTCCTGCCCACCGATTGCTACGAGCTGAAGCGGGACAATGGCCTGTGGTTCGGCGGCGGGGTGACCAAGGGTCAGGAGTGGTCCCTCAGCTATGCCAACTTCGATTTTGCGCCCTATGCCTCCGGCGACTCGAAGATCCATCAGTTCGGCAATGGGGTGAAGAGGTACTTCATCAACTCCATCGGCGTGGCCATGCAGGTGAGCGAGAAGACGCCGCTGCAGCTGGGCGTCAACCGGACGGAGAACCGCTTCTGCCTGCGGGCGGCCAACGATGAGTTCACCTTCGTGAATCACCTGACGCCGCTGCCGCAGTTGGACTACCGCATCTGCACCACGGAGGACATGCGCAGCCTGCACATGCTGATGACCCAGCAGAGCCTGTGGGATGGCCTCAAGGAGCAGGAGTTCAAGGTGCTGCACTCGCTGCTGGAGGAGCCGGTTTGGAGGATACCGCACACCGAGCTGCCCGAGTCCCTCAACGAATCCGCCATCTGCGACTACTCGGAAAGTGCCATTGCCATGGGCCTGGGCCACATTGTCATCAATGAGTTCTGGCAGGAGAACATTGGCGACTTTACGGTGGACAAGGCCAGGTTCCCCACCCTCAAGGACACCATCGATGTGCTGCACAGGCGGGGATTCAAGGTGGTCCTGACCATCCAACCGTTCATCAGCACGGACAGTGCCAACTTCAAGGATGCAGTGAAGCGCAAGCTGCTCATCTACGAACGCCACTCGGAGCGGAGTATTCCCGCCCTGACCAGGTACAAGAGTAGCTCCAGCGCCGGCGTTCTGGACATAACCAACAATGCGTCCGTTCCCTGGCTGCTGGAGAAGCTGCAGCGCCTGAAGGAGGAGTACGGAGTGCAGAGCTTCTACCTGGACCTGGGAACGGGCTACAATCTGCCGCACTACTACCAGTGCCGCCAGACCCTGGACAATCCGGACACCTATGCCAGGCTCTTCACCGCCAGCCTGGAGGGCGCTGGCCTAATGGCCGTCTCCACGGCGAGTGTGGTGCCcaagccacccactttccTGAGCACCCCGCCGGCGAACGCCACCTGGGAGGGATTGAGGGAGACCCTGGGCGCTGTGCTCAACTACGGCGTCATCGGTTATCCGTTCGTGCTGCCGGGCGTGATCGGTGGCGACTATCTGCTGCAGCGACCGCTCTCCAAGATGGTCAGCTTCTATTCGATGTCGCAGCCACCGCTGCCCGATCAGGAACTCTTCATCCGCTGGCTCCAGCTGGCCACCTTCATGCCGGCCATGCAGTTCAGCCACCTGCCGTCGGAGTATCGCAGTGATCTGGTCACCCGGGTGGCCCAGGAGCTGAAGGAGGTGCGCCAGCTGATCGTGATTCCGCTGCTCAAGAAGTACCTCAATCCGTCGATGAACGAGGGATTGCCGCTGGTGAGGCCGCTCTGGATGATGGATCCCCACGATCCCGCGTGTCTCATCGTCAGCGATGAGTTCTCCGTGGGCGAGGAGCTCATCGTGGCCCCCATCCTGCATGCGAACCGCGAGGAGCGCGAGG TTTACTTGCCGCAGGGCGTGTGGAAGGACGGTATCGATGGATCGCTGAGGAAGGGCAGTCGCTGGATGCACGGCTACCGGGTGCCGAAGGACAAGATCGCCTACTTCCGCAAGATGCCGGACAATACGCGGTTCTAG
- the LOC6725193 gene encoding myogenesis-regulating glycosidase isoform X2 gives MSAPNSRFILSSVPIEDQHHPAPKARDAAVVLDISAATDKDKIADDATSSLGTPATPDTPGTTAPTTSANTPDKAINFANDDSDDEFGNARRPVHRDRFRSRRRASIAPLPALRLNSKEMLASDFDSHSLASNQASITSVNSLASLLREKMQAFPQLIRKKKRETKDYKIKIFVIIMFFIIIFLIGYAYVAYHQQVLTRSYFQKIKFNSHDRIFRILSHEDKEVISGQLGVTLGFDTAPFHCLEEQRRSDGSVCIEWNGVARLHLNFEDKGVFRCYTLQWQALTPGLLPTDCYELKRDNGLWFGGGVTKGQEWSLSYANFDFAPYASGDSKIHQFGNGVKRYFINSIGVAMQVSEKTPLQLGVNRTENRFCLRAANDEFTFVNHLTPLPQLDYRICTTEDMRSLHMLMTQQSLWDGLKEQEFKVLHSLLEEPVWRIPHTELPESLNESAICDYSESAIAMGLGHIVINEFWQENIGDFTVDKARFPTLKDTIDVLHRRGFKVVLTIQPFISTDSANFKDAVKRKLLIYERHSERSIPALTRYKSSSSAGVLDITNNASVPWLLEKLQRLKEEYGVQSFYLDLGTGYNLPHYYQCRQTLDNPDTYARLFTASLEGAGLMAVSTASVVPKPPTFLSTPPANATWEGLRETLGAVLNYGVIGYPFVLPGVIGGDYLLQRPLSKMVSFYSMSQPPLPDQELFIRWLQLATFMPAMQFSHLPSEYRSDLVTRVAQELKEVRQLIVIPLLKKYLNPSMNEGLPLVRPLWMMDPHDPACLIVSDEFSVGEELIVAPILHANREEREVYLPQGVWKDGIDGSLRKGSRWMHGYRVPKDKIAYFRKMPDNTRF, from the exons ATGAGCGCACCCAACAGCCGGTTCATCCTCTCGAGCGTTCCCATCGAGGATCAGCACCATCCGGCACCCAAAGCCAGAGACGCCGCCGTTGTGCTCGACATCAGTGCGGCTACGGATAAGGATAAG ATAGCCGACGATGCGACCTCCAGCCTGGGCACTCCGGCCACTCCGGATACGCCGGGCACTACGGCGCCGACGACATCGGCCAATACGCCGGATAAGGCCATCAATTTCGCCAACGATGACAGCGATGACGAGTTCGGGAACGCCAGAAGACCAGTTCACCG AGATCGTTTTCGGAGCCGGAGACGCGCCTCGATTGCTCCTCTGCCCGCCCTGCGTTTGAACAGCAAGGAGATGTTGGCCAGCGACTTCGATAGCCACAGCCTGGCCTCCAACCAGGCCTCCATCACCAGCGTGAACTCGCTGGCCAGTTTACTGCGCGAGAAGATGCAG GCTTTTCCGCAGCTGATAAGAAAGAAGAAGCGCGAGACGAAGGACTACAAGATCAAGATATTCGTCATCATCATGTTTTTCATCATCATATTTCTG ATCGGCTATGCCTATGTGGCCTACCACCAGCAGGTGCTCACGCGCAGCTACTTCCAGAAGATCAAGTTCAACTCGCACGACCGCATCTTCCGCATCCTGAGTCACGAGGACAAGGAGGTGATATCGGGTCAACTGGGCGTGACCCTGGGCTTCGACACGGCGCCATTCCATTGCCTGGAGGAGCAACGACGCAGTGACGGCAGCGTGTGCATCGAGTGGAACGGAGTGGCGCGACTGCATCTGAACTTCGAGGACAAGGGCGTCTTCCGGTGCTACACGCTGCAGTGGCAGGCACTGACGCCGGGTCTCCTGCCCACCGATTGCTACGAGCTGAAGCGGGACAATGGCCTGTGGTTCGGCGGCGGGGTGACCAAGGGTCAGGAGTGGTCCCTCAGCTATGCCAACTTCGATTTTGCGCCCTATGCCTCCGGCGACTCGAAGATCCATCAGTTCGGCAATGGGGTGAAGAGGTACTTCATCAACTCCATCGGCGTGGCCATGCAGGTGAGCGAGAAGACGCCGCTGCAGCTGGGCGTCAACCGGACGGAGAACCGCTTCTGCCTGCGGGCGGCCAACGATGAGTTCACCTTCGTGAATCACCTGACGCCGCTGCCGCAGTTGGACTACCGCATCTGCACCACGGAGGACATGCGCAGCCTGCACATGCTGATGACCCAGCAGAGCCTGTGGGATGGCCTCAAGGAGCAGGAGTTCAAGGTGCTGCACTCGCTGCTGGAGGAGCCGGTTTGGAGGATACCGCACACCGAGCTGCCCGAGTCCCTCAACGAATCCGCCATCTGCGACTACTCGGAAAGTGCCATTGCCATGGGCCTGGGCCACATTGTCATCAATGAGTTCTGGCAGGAGAACATTGGCGACTTTACGGTGGACAAGGCCAGGTTCCCCACCCTCAAGGACACCATCGATGTGCTGCACAGGCGGGGATTCAAGGTGGTCCTGACCATCCAACCGTTCATCAGCACGGACAGTGCCAACTTCAAGGATGCAGTGAAGCGCAAGCTGCTCATCTACGAACGCCACTCGGAGCGGAGTATTCCCGCCCTGACCAGGTACAAGAGTAGCTCCAGCGCCGGCGTTCTGGACATAACCAACAATGCGTCCGTTCCCTGGCTGCTGGAGAAGCTGCAGCGCCTGAAGGAGGAGTACGGAGTGCAGAGCTTCTACCTGGACCTGGGAACGGGCTACAATCTGCCGCACTACTACCAGTGCCGCCAGACCCTGGACAATCCGGACACCTATGCCAGGCTCTTCACCGCCAGCCTGGAGGGCGCTGGCCTAATGGCCGTCTCCACGGCGAGTGTGGTGCCcaagccacccactttccTGAGCACCCCGCCGGCGAACGCCACCTGGGAGGGATTGAGGGAGACCCTGGGCGCTGTGCTCAACTACGGCGTCATCGGTTATCCGTTCGTGCTGCCGGGCGTGATCGGTGGCGACTATCTGCTGCAGCGACCGCTCTCCAAGATGGTCAGCTTCTATTCGATGTCGCAGCCACCGCTGCCCGATCAGGAACTCTTCATCCGCTGGCTCCAGCTGGCCACCTTCATGCCGGCCATGCAGTTCAGCCACCTGCCGTCGGAGTATCGCAGTGATCTGGTCACCCGGGTGGCCCAGGAGCTGAAGGAGGTGCGCCAGCTGATCGTGATTCCGCTGCTCAAGAAGTACCTCAATCCGTCGATGAACGAGGGATTGCCGCTGGTGAGGCCGCTCTGGATGATGGATCCCCACGATCCCGCGTGTCTCATCGTCAGCGATGAGTTCTCCGTGGGCGAGGAGCTCATCGTGGCCCCCATCCTGCATGCGAACCGCGAGGAGCGCGAGG TTTACTTGCCGCAGGGCGTGTGGAAGGACGGTATCGATGGATCGCTGAGGAAGGGCAGTCGCTGGATGCACGGCTACCGGGTGCCGAAGGACAAGATCGCCTACTTCCGCAAGATGCCGGACAATACGCGGTTCTAG
- the LOC6725195 gene encoding sorting nexin-27 isoform X2, whose translation MLPFHSVQYAQLTALEKRCLRNGVSVEGATHKQVVDLIKSGGDCLTLTVISVTQQEADRLEPQEDQSGYSYIDYSDKRSLPISIPDYGIVNRNGERYIVFNIHMAGRQLCSRRYREFANLHSLLRKEFSGFNFPKLPGKWPFQLSEQQLDTRRRGLEQYLEKVCAVRVIAESDAVQDFLTDTEDDISASPVDIKVMLPDHEVSTVSVKKSSNAQVVWEILVQRANLTAYTQQYFYLFEIVEYNFERKLQPHEIPHQLYVQNYSTASSTCLCVRRWLFSVAKELTLPDGEQAGRFIFYQAVDEVNRGNIRADGRLYELKALQDAKKAGDYLALARTLPGYGDVVFPHCSCDSRKEGHVVPAVGMKSFRLHACREDGSLEAQMVELTWDSITRSESDEESMSFCFQYNRPDKPARWVKVYTPYHAFLADCFDRIMEERKWEDSGD comes from the exons ATGCTGCCCTTTCATTCCGTTCAGTATGCGCAGTTGACTGCCTTAGAGAAACGTTGTCTTCG AAATGGCGTCAGCGTCGAGGGAGCCACACATAAACAGGTCGTAGATCTGATCAAATCCGGCGGTGACTGCCTAACTCTGACGGTGATATCGGTGACACAGCAG GAGGCCGATCGACTGGAGCCGCAGGAGGATCAGAGCGGCTACTCCTACATCGATTACTCGGACAAGCGCTCGCTGCCCATTAG CATACCGGACTATGGGATCGTGAATCGGAATGGCGAGCGGTACATTGTCTTCAATATACACATGGCTGGAAGGCAGCTCTGTTCGCGTCGCTATCGGGAGTTTGCGAACCTGCACTCGCTGCTGCGCAAGGAGTTCTCCGGCTTCAACTTCCCCAAGCTGCCCGGCAAGTGGCCCTTCCAGCTGAGCGAACAGCAGCTGGACACGAGGCGCCGCGGTCTGGAGCAGTATCTGGAGAAAGTGTGCGCTGTGCGGGTGATTGCCGAGAGCGATGCTGTTCAGGACTTTCTCACCGACACCGAGGATGATATATCCGCGTCGCCGGTGGACATTAAGGTGATGCTGCCCGATCACGAAGTGAGCACCGTGTCGGTGAAGAAGTCCTCCAATGCCCAGGTGGTGTGGGAGATTCTGGTGCAGCGCGCCAATCTCACCGCCTACACGCAGCAGTATTTCTACCTGTTCGAGATCGTCGAGTACAACTTTGAGCGGAAGCTGCAGCCGCACGAGATTCCACATCAGCTGTACGTGCAGAACTACAGCACGGCCTCATCCACCTGCCTATGCGTTCGTCGCTGGCTCTTCTCGGTGGCCAAGGAGCTGACGCTGCCGGACGGCGAACAGGCTGGCCGCTTCATCTTCTATCAGGCGGTCGACGAGGTGAATCGCGGCAATATCCGCGCCGATGGTCGCCTGTACGAGCTGAAGGCGCTGCAGGACGCCAAGAAGGCGGGCGACTATCTGGCCTTGGCCCGCACACTGCCAGGATACGGAGACGTCGTCTTTCCCCACTGCTCCTGTGATAGTCGCAAGGAGGGACACGTTGTGCCCGCCGTGG GCATGAAGAGCTTTCGGCTGCACGCCTGCCGTGAGGATGGCTCGCTGGAGGCGCAAATGGTCGAGCTGACCTGGGACAGCATCACGCGCTCCGAGAGCGACGAGGAGTCCATGTCATTCTGCTTTCAGTACAATCGTCCAGATAAGCCAGCACGTTGGGTCAAAGTCTACACGCCATAT CATGCATTCCTTGCGGACTGCTTTGATCGCATCATGGAGGAGCGCAAGTGGGAGGACAGCGGCGACTAG
- the LOC6725195 gene encoding sorting nexin-27 isoform X3, with protein sequence MLPFHSVQNGVSVEGATHKQVVDLIKSGGDCLTLTVISVTQQEADRLEPQEDQSGYSYIDYSDKRSLPISIPDYGIVNRNGERYIVFNIHMAGRQLCSRRYREFANLHSLLRKEFSGFNFPKLPGKWPFQLSEQQLDTRRRGLEQYLEKVCAVRVIAESDAVQDFLTDTEDDISASPVDIKVMLPDHEVSTVSVKKSSNAQVVWEILVQRANLTAYTQQYFYLFEIVEYNFERKLQPHEIPHQLYVQNYSTASSTCLCVRRWLFSVAKELTLPDGEQAGRFIFYQAVDEVNRGNIRADGRLYELKALQDAKKAGDYLALARTLPGYGDVVFPHCSCDSRKEGHVVPAVGMKSFRLHACREDGSLEAQMVELTWDSITRSESDEESMSFCFQYNRPDKPARWVKVYTPYHAFLADCFDRIMEERKWEDSGD encoded by the exons ATGCTGCCCTTTCATTCCGTTCA AAATGGCGTCAGCGTCGAGGGAGCCACACATAAACAGGTCGTAGATCTGATCAAATCCGGCGGTGACTGCCTAACTCTGACGGTGATATCGGTGACACAGCAG GAGGCCGATCGACTGGAGCCGCAGGAGGATCAGAGCGGCTACTCCTACATCGATTACTCGGACAAGCGCTCGCTGCCCATTAG CATACCGGACTATGGGATCGTGAATCGGAATGGCGAGCGGTACATTGTCTTCAATATACACATGGCTGGAAGGCAGCTCTGTTCGCGTCGCTATCGGGAGTTTGCGAACCTGCACTCGCTGCTGCGCAAGGAGTTCTCCGGCTTCAACTTCCCCAAGCTGCCCGGCAAGTGGCCCTTCCAGCTGAGCGAACAGCAGCTGGACACGAGGCGCCGCGGTCTGGAGCAGTATCTGGAGAAAGTGTGCGCTGTGCGGGTGATTGCCGAGAGCGATGCTGTTCAGGACTTTCTCACCGACACCGAGGATGATATATCCGCGTCGCCGGTGGACATTAAGGTGATGCTGCCCGATCACGAAGTGAGCACCGTGTCGGTGAAGAAGTCCTCCAATGCCCAGGTGGTGTGGGAGATTCTGGTGCAGCGCGCCAATCTCACCGCCTACACGCAGCAGTATTTCTACCTGTTCGAGATCGTCGAGTACAACTTTGAGCGGAAGCTGCAGCCGCACGAGATTCCACATCAGCTGTACGTGCAGAACTACAGCACGGCCTCATCCACCTGCCTATGCGTTCGTCGCTGGCTCTTCTCGGTGGCCAAGGAGCTGACGCTGCCGGACGGCGAACAGGCTGGCCGCTTCATCTTCTATCAGGCGGTCGACGAGGTGAATCGCGGCAATATCCGCGCCGATGGTCGCCTGTACGAGCTGAAGGCGCTGCAGGACGCCAAGAAGGCGGGCGACTATCTGGCCTTGGCCCGCACACTGCCAGGATACGGAGACGTCGTCTTTCCCCACTGCTCCTGTGATAGTCGCAAGGAGGGACACGTTGTGCCCGCCGTGG GCATGAAGAGCTTTCGGCTGCACGCCTGCCGTGAGGATGGCTCGCTGGAGGCGCAAATGGTCGAGCTGACCTGGGACAGCATCACGCGCTCCGAGAGCGACGAGGAGTCCATGTCATTCTGCTTTCAGTACAATCGTCCAGATAAGCCAGCACGTTGGGTCAAAGTCTACACGCCATAT CATGCATTCCTTGCGGACTGCTTTGATCGCATCATGGAGGAGCGCAAGTGGGAGGACAGCGGCGACTAG